Proteins from a single region of Macrotis lagotis isolate mMagLag1 chromosome 2, bilby.v1.9.chrom.fasta, whole genome shotgun sequence:
- the ISG20L2 gene encoding interferon-stimulated 20 kDa exonuclease-like 2 produces the protein MSTLILNLDFGNCPPPQKATEGNRRHQRFIQRQRRIQRNLKQKQMQIPNGPSISGHSKLHNKGGTLSTNSKQKLHPLPEPIGETPSQKNGIEKSLSRKVSTVSWLTPAPSRKTSSVSLSSRVDLLSEFQSGLSPLPPTRTLPAASEKGCSKKMVALDCEMVGTGPKGHISSLARCSIVNYNGDVLYDEYIRPPCKIVDYRTKWSGIKKEHMINATPFKVARKEILKILLGKIVVGHAIHNDFKALHYFHPKPLTRDTSRIPILNSRAGFPEHESVSLKRLTKQLLHQDIQVGKSGHSSVEDAKATMDLYKLVEVEWEQQLARSPSSQE, from the exons ATGTCTACCCTGATTCTCAATTTGGACTTTGGGAATTGCcctcctccacagaaggcaactGAGGGGAACCGAAGGCATCAGCGTTTCATCCAACGACAAAGGAGGATACAGAGGAACCTTAAGCAGAAACAGATGCAGATCCCCAACGGGCCTTCTATATCAGGGCATTCTAAACTCCACAATAAAGGGGGGACTCTTAGCACAAATAGTAAACAGAAACTTCATCCCCTCCCTGAACCTATAGGAGAGACACCCAGTCAGAAGAATGGAATTGAGAAGTCCTTGAGTAGGAAGGTATCAACGGTATCTTGGTTGACACCTGCTCCTTCAAGGAAGACCAGTTCAGTGTCTTTGTCATCTAGGGTAGATCTCCTGTCAGAGTTCCAGAGTGGCCTCAGCCCCCTTCCACCTACCCGAACCCTCCCAGCTGCTTCAGAGAAGGGTTGCAGCAAGAAGATGGTGGCTCTTGACTGTGAGATGGTGGGCACAGGGCCTAAAGGCCATATCAGTTCTTTGGCCCGATGTAGCATTGTGAATTATAATGGCGATGTGCTATATGACGAATACATTCGTCCTCCCTGCAAAATTGTGGACTACCGGACCAAGTGGAGCGGCATTAAGAAGGAGCATATGATTAATGCCACCCCTTTCAAGGTGGCCCGGAAAGAG ATCTTGAAGATTCTCCTTGGCAAGATTGTAGTGGGCCACGCCATACACAATGATTTCAAAGCTCTTCATTACTTTCACCCCAAACCCCTTACCCGAGACACTTCTAGAATTCCTATCCTTAATTCCCGGGCTGGCTTCCCTGAGCATGAGTCAGTCTCTTTGAAGCGTTTGACCAAGCAGCTGCTCCATCAGGACATCCAG GTAGGGAAGAGCGGGCATTCCTCAGTTGAAGATGCCAAGGCAACTATGGACCTCTACAAGTTGGTGGAAGTTGAGTGGGAGCAACAGCTGGCCCGGTCTCCTTCCTCTCAAGAATAA
- the MRPL24 gene encoding large ribosomal subunit protein uL24m yields the protein MRLSALLALAAKANLPRNYRYGMSRPGTMADKKRNPPWKRQRPVLVEPIPEDSWNVFCGDMVEILEGKDAGKQGKVVQIIRERNWVVLEGLNTHFRYIGRSKDYRGTMIPSEAPLLFRQVKLVDPTDRKPTEVEWRFTEEGERVRVSLRTGRIIPKPEFPRPDGIIPEQWIDGPKDTSVEDALERTYVPCLKTLGEEVMESMGIVETRRHRKIYWY from the exons ATGCGTCTGTCAGCCTTGCTAGCCCTGGCAGCCAAGGCCAACTTGCCTCGTAATTATCGCTATGGAATGAGCCGACCTGGAACTATGGCTGATAAGAAAAGAAACCCTCCCTGGAAAAGGCAGCGTCCAGTCCTTGTGGAGCCTATACCTGAGGATTCCTGGAATGTGTTTTGTGGGGACATG GTTGAAATCCTGGAGGGCAAAGATGCTGGGAAGCAAGGCAAAGTAGTTCAGATCATCAGGGAGAGGAACTGGGTTGTCTTAGAAGGACTGAACACA CATTTCCGATACATTGGCAGGAGCAAGGATTACCGGGGGACCATGATCCCCAGTGAGGCACCCCTGCTTTTCCGCCAGGTCAAGCTTGTGGATCCTACTGACAG GAAACCAACTGAAGTGGAATGGAGGTTTACAGAGGAAGGTGAGCGTGTTCGAGtctccctgaggacagggaggATCATCCCAAAGCCCGAGTTCCCCAGACCTGACGGCATCATCCCTGAGCAGTGGATTG ATGGTCCCAAAGATACATCAGTGGAAGATGCTCTGGAGAGAACTTATGTTCCCTGTTTGAAGACCTTGGGAGAAGAGGTGATGGAGTCAATGGGGATTGTGGAGACTCGAAGGCACAGGAAAATTTACTGGTATTAA
- the METTL25B gene encoding methyltransferase-like protein 25B has protein sequence MPGLAARKLSLEGRRQLAVNLTRVLPLYGFILDAYIIEFFTDCLWEKLPNSWQEVLDGLTPPQIATMLLEIPSAGEEIRYRSVWPLTLLALKATAHALAFTRTPESLGPSEFQKNPSQSSRLAAQFRKHVKPKKQHEIRRLGELVKKLSDLTGCNQVVDVGSGQGHLSRFLALGLGLSVTGIEKDRRLVERAQQLDQELLSILKKEERRKSQVISAVPHCPPNHVVSWVDATTLSQELLSPLKSEATQVPARRLLLTGLHACGDLSVTLLQYFACCPEAVALASVGCCYMKLTTPGGYPLSQWISGLRDHKLPYKFREGACHALEDYTERLRGAGPTLRTHCYRAALEMVIRGAQPGLCRPGVQSIPRAHELPLEEYIRLGLQRVGLDPGLPLDLDSLHACLAQEHRVLAFFSLALLLAPLVETLILLDRLLFLQEQGCQAELLPVFRPELSPRNLILVATKTPLGPALSDLEIEES, from the exons ATGCCTGGCCTTGCAGCTAGGAAGCTCTCTTTAGAAGGAAGGAGGCAGCTAGCTGTGAACTTGACCCGTGTTCTTCCCCTCTATGGATTCATCCTGGATGCCTACATTAtt GAGTTTTTTACAGATTGTTTGTGGGAGAAGCTCCCCAATTCATGGCAAGAAGTCCTAGATGGGTTGACTCCACCTCAAATTGCTACTATGCTACTTGAGATTCCTAGTGCTGGGGAAGAGATCAG GTACAGATCAGTGTGGCCACTGACCCTTCTGGCCCTGAAGGCAACTGCCCATGCCCTGGCCTTTACCCGGACACCTGAGTCCCTGGGTCCCTCTGAGTTCCAGAAGAACCCCAGTCAGAGCTCCCGGTTGGCAGCCCAATTCCGGAAACACGTCAAGCCCAAGAAACAGCATGAGATAAGGCGACTGGGAGAG CTGGTGAAGAAACTCAGTGATCTTACAGGCTGCAACCAAGTGGTGGACGTGGGCTCTGGTCAG GGGCATCTCTCCAGATTCCTAGCCTTGGGGCTGGGGCTCTCTGTGACTGGCATTGAAAAGGATAGGAGACTGGTGGAAAGAGCCCAGCAACTGGACCAGGAACTGCTTAGTatactgaaaaaggaagaaaggaggaagtcaCAG GTCATCTCAGCTGTCCCACACTGTCCTCCAAATCATGTCGTCAGCTGGGTAGATGCGACTACCTTGTCCCAGGAGCTCCTGTCTCCCCTGAAGTCAGAGGCAACTCAGGTTCCTGCTAGACGCCTGCTACTGACAGGCCTTCATGCCTGTGGGGACCTAAGTGTGACTTTATTACAGTACTTTGCCTGCTGCCCTGAGGCAGTGGCCTTGGCATCTGTGGGCTGCTGCTACATGAAGTTGACCACTCCTGGGGGCTACCCCCTAAGCCAATGGATTAGTGGCCTCCGGGACCACAAGCTGCCCTACAAGTTCCGAGAAGGTGCCTGCCATGCTCTAGAGGACTACACAGAACGGCTTCGGGGAGCAGGCCCTACCCTCCGTACCCACTGCTACCGAGCAGCTCTAGAGATGGTCATCCGGGGTGCCCAACCAGGCCTCTGCAGACCTGGGGTGCAAAGCATTCCAAGGGCCCATGAACTGCCCTTGGAAGA GTATATACGGCTAGGGCTGCAGCGGGTGGGATTGGACCCTGGGCTGCCCCTGGACCTGGACTCCCTGCATGCCTGCCTAGCACAGGAACATCGGGTATTGGCATTCTTCAGCCTGGCACTGCTACTGGCACCACTGGTAGAGACACTAATTCTGCTGGATCGGCTGCTTTTCCTCCAGGAACAAG GTTGCCAAGCTGAACTCCTCCCTGTCTTTAGGCCTGAACTGTCTCCTCGAAATTTGATCTTGGTGGCCACCAAGACCCCATTGGGCCCAGCACTCTCTGACCTGGAAATAGAGGAAAGCTGA